AAACAGAGCGCGCAAGCCCAGCGAGCGGGACCGACCGAACGTCGTAACGCGACGCCAGAAGTGGCTTAACGACCAGCCCCGCTTGATCCCAAGCGCCTCGTCTTCATCGATAACCTTTGAGAGCTCAGGGCCGACTGCTGAGCCATATCTCCCCTGAACTGGCGGCTGTTAACACAGCAACCTTCAGTTCTTCGGCCCAGCGTCCCTCAGCGCATTCCAAGCAGCTTGGTTGGCCTGATCGAACGCTTTGCGGGATTCCGCTAGTGCAGCGCTCAGCACTGACCAGGAATCGCTGCCGGCCTGCTTCAGCTTCTGCAGACGAGCTTCTGCCTCGGAGGCGTCAGCTTTCATCTGCTTTAGGGCGGCGTCGACGTCGCCCGTATGCGACGCGGCCACCTTGCCCGCGGCTTCACGGAACTTGTCGGCGGCCTCGCGCCAGGCCTTTGCCTGCGCGGCGGCGATGTCCTTGAAGGTCGCTTGCTGCTGCTCGACCTGCTTGCCTGCGCTTTCGAAATAGGTCTTCATCTGCGCTTCGAAGCCGTTCCATTGCTTCTCGAGTTCGGTCCTGCTGCGTGCCCAGGCCGCTTCGCCGGCTTCTGCTTGCGCCTTGAGCTGCACCTGGAATTCGTCGCGGCGCTTCTTCAGGTCGGCGATGATCTGCTCCGCCTTGACCTTGGATTCTGCCTTGGCCTCGCCAGCCTTGACCTCGAACGAGGCGAGGGCGGCATCCATCTCGTCGATGCGCTCCTTGGCCCAGTTCAGGTAGAAATGCATGCTGCTTTGCTCTGACATGAGCGTCTCCTTTGACTGTTCGAATTGCATGATTCCCGAGCTTGGCTTTGCTCGAGTTGACTTGGGTCAACTGCCGCATCGTCCAGTGCGATGTCCCTCAGGCCGCGAGATAGGGAAAAAGCCTTGCCCTTTCAGCCTCGGTTCTTGGCCGGGTGCGCGACGGTCTGAAACACATCGCCGCATAGAAGTCGCTCGGAGCCATCAGCTCGGTATCGCGCGGCAGTACATCCGCATTGTAGGTGGCCTCGCATAGACGGAGGGCATTGAGCAGGCCCTTGTCCTCCGCAAGGATGAGCTGGAAGCTCCTGCTCTGGTTGAGGCGGCTGGCTTCCTTGAGAGAAGACATGATCGAATGCTCCGTGAATTGAACGGGCTATGCGGCCGTCCAACCGCCGTCCATCGCGAGGTTGGCGCCGGTGATCTGAGCGGCATCGTCGCTGCACAGGAACAGCGCGAGGCGAAGCGACCTGCTCGACGGTGACGAACTCCTTGGTCGGCTGCGCGGCGAGCAGGACATCGCTGATGACCTCATCTCGTTGCATGCGGCGGGCCACCATCGTGTTCGGAATCTGCTTCTCGACGAGCGGCGTCCAGACATAGCCGGGGCTGATGCAGTTGCAGGTGATCTTGGAGCGGGCGAGCTCCAGCGCCACCGTCTTGGTCAGGCCGGTGATGCCGTGCTTTGCCGCGACGTAAGCCGATTTGAACGGCGAGGCGACCAGCGAATGCGCCGAAGCGGTGGTGATGATGCGGCCCCAGCCGCGCTTCTTCATGCCGGGCACGGCCGCGCGGATGGAGGTTGATCGCGATGATCGCATCCCACTTCTCGGCAGGGAATTCCTCGATCGGCGCAACGTGCTGGATGCCGGCATTGTTGACCAGGATGTCGACGCTGCCGAAGGCGTCTTCGGTATGCGCGATCAGCCAGGCGATCTCGCGCGGCTTGGTCATGTCCGCAGGCGAGTAGATCGCCTTGACCGCGAATTCGCGCTCGATCGCAGCTCGCTCCCTTTCAATATCGTCGGGTGCGCCCATGCCGTTGATCACGACGTTGGCGCCGGCGCTGGCAAAGGCCCTTGCACAGGCGAGGCCAATGCCGCTGGTCGAGCCTGTGACGACAGCGGTCTTGCCGTTCAGAATTCCCATCGAAGACTTCCTCGTAACACGCGAATCGGATCTGCGCTTCGCATCGGATGCGACGCGCAATGAAGTTAGAAGACCAGAGCTCTGTCACGCGCCTGAATCGAGCCGCGCGCCGGCTGCTGCAGATAGTCGTGCACCACCGTCCCGAGGCCGAGCGTGAGGTCGGCGCGGATGTGAATGGCGGAGACGATCTCCAGCACCGGCAGTTCGGCAACCGGCGCCAGGGCGTGCGGCGTCAGGGCCAGCGCCGCTGGCCCGGTCCAGGCGCCCTTCAGCACGATGTCCTCGAGACGATATTGAACGAGCTCGCAGATCCGTGGGCTGCCGTCGACGTGCGGGATGATCTTCAGCAGGAAGTTCGGCTCGTTGAGAGCGGCCTTGACCTTCGCCAGATCGGCCTCGCGGTGCTTGTAGCCCATCGTCCCCGCGGCGACCCGGAGCGGGCCGTAGTCGAGCGTGCCGATCAGCGTGTCGACCTCGGTTCGCAACGTCGGCTGCGCGAGCTTCTTCGGGAAGCCCCAGAGCTCGCGTCCGCCCGCAATCGGTCCTTCGTCGTTGAGGAACATGCAATGCGTGTACCCGCCCTTGCGGCCGCGGAAGGAGACGGGAATGACCTGACCGCTCTCCGTGTAGTCGCCAAATCCGTTGGAATCGGGCATGCGGATGAACTCGTATTTGACGAGCGCGTCCCGCTCGTCGACTTCCAGCGGCTCCGGAACCACGGCGCGGAGCTTGGCTGGATCCGTGCGATAGGTGATGATCAGGTATTCGCGATCGACGAACCGGTACGGCCCGGGCGGGTAGGCCGGATTGGTGAGCGGCATGGCAAAGGCTCGTTGCTTCACGTCAGTCTCGCGCATTTTCGTTCTCTCCAGGCAATAAGGTTGCGGCTACTCGCGGCCATCGTGTTCGAGATCGAAGGTGAAGACCCCGTCGGGACTCGAGGGCCGAGCAAGAACCTCGGGATGGCGCAGGGTGCGCAGCGCGTCGTGATAACCGGCGCGCCAATGGTCCTGCATCGACAGCCGCGAGAACTCGTAGTCCTTGGAGTGTCCCTCGTGATTGCGTGCGCGATAGATCAGGTGGACGATGTTGTAGACGTTCCGCGAGACGGCCGTGCTGAGCAGCTTCACATCCTCATGCTCGCTGAGATCGTCGGGTAGGCGGCCGAGCAGGTCCGTGAGCGCGCGCCGCAGGCGCTGCACGCGCTTGAACTGGTCGGTGCTGGCACGGGTGCGGCTCGAATACTGGATTTCCTTATGCCGCGTGACGACT
The DNA window shown above is from Bradyrhizobium sp. CB1650 and carries:
- a CDS encoding SDR family NAD(P)-dependent oxidoreductase, with translation MGILNGKTAVVTGSTSGIGLACARAFASAGANVVINGMGAPDDIERERAAIEREFAVKAIYSPADMTKPREIAWLIAHTEDAFGSVDILVNNAGIQHVAPIEEFPAEKWDAIIAINLHPRGRARHEEARLGPHHHHRFGAFAGRLAVQIGLRRGKARHHRPDQDGGAGARPLQDHLQLHQPRLCLDAARREADSEHDGGPPHATR
- a CDS encoding acetoacetate decarboxylase, which produces MRETDVKQRAFAMPLTNPAYPPGPYRFVDREYLIITYRTDPAKLRAVVPEPLEVDERDALVKYEFIRMPDSNGFGDYTESGQVIPVSFRGRKGGYTHCMFLNDEGPIAGGRELWGFPKKLAQPTLRTEVDTLIGTLDYGPLRVAAGTMGYKHREADLAKVKAALNEPNFLLKIIPHVDGSPRICELVQYRLEDIVLKGAWTGPAALALTPHALAPVAELPVLEIVSAIHIRADLTLGLGTVVHDYLQQPARGSIQARDRALVF